TATCAGTAAATGGACTTTGTCGCGCAAGATAGAAACCGCTTCTTAATGAACGTCAGGCAAGGAAGCTTATGAAAAATAGAGTTTTGATCGTTGAGGATGATTTGGCGCTCAGACCCCTTTGGGAGTTCGTACTGCTTAAGCAGTTTACGGAATATCACCTGGATTGGGCGATGAGCGCGGAAGAAGCCAAACAAATGCTCTCTGCTTCCATCAAATTCGATGCTCCGTACGCTTTGATTGTAACGGATTTCTTTTTGATGGGAGTGGAGACAGGACTGGATGTTCTTCGCCACGCCGCCCGCGGTTTTCACCACTGTCCTATTATTCTGGTGTCGCAAGTCGATGAGGATATTTTACGGCGTGTTTACGGTGAAGCCCTTGAAGATATGCTTGTGCTCACCAAGCCTGTGTCGGCTTCCCAGTGTGGCGGGGCTCTAGATAAGTTTTTCTCTGTGGATAAATAAAACTGGTCCCTTTAATTGTAGGCAGAGACTCACCCTCGCAAAGGCTGTGATTGGTTTGCTCCTCAGTGAATTATCTCGCTGGATTGTGAATCAAGAACAGGTTGTGATAAAGAGCGTACATCGCTAGATGCAGACTTAATCTTTCCGGCTTTTTTGTCGTATTCCAAGTCCTTCGAAAGATCCGATTTACGCTGGCTCGAAACATGGCATAGGAATGATTTAAACTAAAAAGAGGATCATATCCTCCGCCTTTAAGCTCTCCTTGCCCAACTACGCAGCCTCTTTGTCCTTTGTATGCTTTATGACGGCATTTGGGAAAAAATCGCGCGACATCCGGAAGATAGTGCGGATTTTCATCGGATTTTATAAGAGCATTTTCGCAAACATAAGGTCTTAATTCTTTAAAAAGCTCAATTCGCTTACTTTTACGCTCGTCTTTTCGACGGCCATATTTTTTAAGAGATCGTTTTACAAGGAGTCCTTTTGCCGGCATCCGTGCAACTTTAAAACCTATTATCCTTCTTGAACCAGTTTCTATGGCAGCAATAACGGACAAAGGCTTAAGCTTGCTATGCTCAAAAGTTTCAAGATCATCAAATTCAATTTCGGTAGATACGGGATACCTTTTTCGGTCTTCGAGCAAATAATGATAAGAAGCTAGTCCTAAGAAGATAAATTTCCGAATCACGGTTTTGCGATTTACTCTAAAGATAAAAGCCGCACGTCGCTGCGAAACTCCACTCACAAAAACTTCAAAAAGCCTGGGGTTCAGATGTCTTTTTCGTTGGCGGTAACAAGGACTGAAAGTAGCCAGAGAAAAATGCTTTTTACACGGTTTACAGAAATATCGACTTTGACGGGTTTGATCGCTTTGGCGAAGAAAACTTCCGTGAGAAACGATAATATCACGAGATTCGGAAGAGGAGTTTTGTTGATGGCAATAAGGACAAGCAAGAGACATAATGGCAAGGGATTAGGCAAAGCCCTTGCCATCAACAATTAAAGGATCCAGTTTAAGATTTCTTAGGAACTTTGGATTCGTCGACAGTGATTTCAATTTCCACGCGACGATTTTTAGCGCGAGCTTCTTTTGTTTTCGCTGGATCCACAGGGTTCATAGAGCCCATACCGATGGCTGTGACAGTTCCTGCTGGAATACCTGCCGCCACAAGCTGTCTGCGAACAGCATCCGCGCGATGTTGAGAAAGTGGGTTGTTCACAACAGCCGCACCTGTATCGTCTGTGTAACCTTTGATCGTCAGTACGTTCTCTGGATACTTCTTCATGATCGCAGCCAGCTCATTGATGTTCGTCGCTGCCGCCGGTTTCAAATCAGATTTGCCTGTGTCGAAAAGAATGTCGCTTTTCAATTTCGTGATAAGGCCTTGTTCTGTTCTTTTTGTTTCAGCGATTTTCGCCAATTCCTTTGCTTGTTGATCCATGCGATGCCCGACAGCGCCGCCGAGACCCGCACCGATAGCAGCACCAATCAAAGCGCCTTCGTTGCGTTTGCCTGTTTGATGCCCGATCACTGCACCTGCAAGACCGCCGATCGCCGCGCCAATACCTGCGCCTTTTGCCGTGTTAGGGTTTTCTTTAGTTGATGCACAGCCTGCAGATAAAATCGCCGCAGCTGTTCCGATAAGAATTAGCTTCTTCATGAAGACTCCTTGTTAAAGAGTTTTATTATCGAGACATCTTCTTCCGAAGCGCAAGATTGGAGTCGGCGCGTCCATCCTAAGTCGGGGCGTTAGTTTGAAACTTCGTTTACCTGCCGGGGTGAATGGTTTACGCTTTTCCGAGTGAACCTTGGAAAGGACATCTTATGAAAAGAATTTTAGGATCGGTTCTAGTGGCAATCTCTCTTTTGGCTAGCGGGGCCCATGCGGAAGACAAGTTGATCGTCGTCAACGGTGTCGCGGAAAAATCACTCGACCCCAATATGGTTCACTTGAACGTGGAAGTTTGGAGCAAAGCTGCAACGGCCAAACAGGCCCAACAATTGGCAGCAAATCAATTTAAAGCCGTTAAAAAAAGTTTCGATGATTTTAAAATCAAAAAAGAAGACATCCAAACCGAGAACTATGCTCTGAATCCCGAATACGAGTACGAACAAAAAACCGGTCGCAATAAAATGATCGGCTTCCGCGTAAGCCAAAGTCTGGTGGTCACTCTTCGTAAGGTCGAGGACGCGGGCGCTTTCCTGGATTCTTTGGTCACAGAAAAGAAGGCAATGGATTCAGGTGTCAACGTCAACAACCTGACTTGGGACTCTGACAAAAGAAATCAAGTCGAAACAGCGGCGCTCGGCGATGCGGTTCGCGCAGCGAAAATGAAAGCGGAAGAAATCGCAAAAGCGGCGGGTGTGAAAGTGAAAGGCGTTTCGCGTATCAGTCACATGACGTCTAATAACAATCCACCATCGCCGGTCTTTCGTAATTTCGGAATGAAGTCGGCAGTCATGGAGGCGGCTTCAACAGATGTAGCTCCAGGGCAAATCAAAGTGCGCGTTGAAGTGACAGCTGAGTACGATATCAACTAATAAGCGAAAAACTGAACGCATTCGTTGCTGAATGCGTTCCCGTCAATCTTGACGCCTTTCAGATAAGCTTTTTGGGCTTTTCGTTTTGTCAGGTCGGCCCACGCCACAGGCGGCTGAGTGGCCTGCGAACTTTGCGGATAATAAAAATGTGTTGGTGCTTTTGTGAAAGGACTTTTCTTTCCTTCCACAAGAATTTTGTTAGCGGCACTTGTTGCATGCTGCCAATACGTTTTCCATTTCGGATGTTCTGTCGGGCAGAGGAAGAGTTTCGAGTAAGATGATTTCTTAGAAACCGCCGGATTGAATTGCGCTTTCTTAAAAATCACGCCGCGATAGCCTTTGCCAAAACTTTGTGCGTAACGAGGATTTTTCGCTGCCAGCTCGACCCGGCTGTGCACGCCCCAGGCAATGCTTTCATAAACGGAGGCGCCGTATTTCGCGCATTTTTCCATGTTTGTGGAAATACCTTCAGCGAAAGTCAGTCGCGCCAGAAGTTCAAAATCCGTCAGTTTGTTTTTTTCCACAATGGCTTCATTCGACTCATCCCCGGCGCGCTTCAGACACGTTGGAGACTGCAGAATCGTGTTCATGGCCATTTTAGAAAGACCTTCGTTGCTGGTGCTGCAAGGAAGGCAAGAAGCGTCGTTGGCTTGCGCCGAAAAGCTGATGACAACAAAACCAAGCAGAGAGCCAACGAACTTCTTCATTCTATTGCACCGGGAATAAATATGTTGTGGTCATAGCGCTTTTCTCTGTGATCGAGTGAATCTCGTAGATTTCAATCACAGCACCTTCTTGTTTCAAGTTACGCTCAAGCATGTAGTCGTTCACGCGCGGATAGACTTTCAAGGGGCCAATGCCCGGGGAACCCGTGAAAACCGCGACCACATATTTTTTTGCAGGAATTTCGCCCGCGTGAAGGTTTTCCGGAAGGTTCGCAGGAACTGTTTCCACGATGCAGCCGACTTTCGAGCGAAGGCGCGCTTCTTCCACTGTTTGCGGATCATCCAAATATTCACCAAAAGTACGGCCGCAAGGTGCACCCTGAGATTGCATGTACTTTTCAACCTGTTCGATCACCTTGTTCACTTTGTGATAAGGACCGACATGTTCAATAAAAACTGTTTTAAAAGGCCCTTGCGAGGATTCGCTGATGTCCACGCCTTTAAAAGCGCCCAGATAAGTGGCCAAGAAGACCCCGAAAGAAATCAACATCACACCGATAAACAACAATACGTACTTCATAATATTCATATTAAATCCACTTGATTGAGCAGCCCATAGAAGGCGTTTGATCTTCAGAGAGTTTTTCTCCGTTATTTAATTTTTTAACAGCTTCGAAAAGCTCACGTTTCGTGACTTTGTTTTCGTCTTTCCAAGAATCGTCCAGGCGACCGCGGTAGGAAAGTTTGTGATCTTTGTCATAAACAAAGAAATCCGGCGTGCAAACGGCGCCAAAGGCTTTTGCCACATCCTGCGTTTTATCCTGCAGATAAATGAAAGGATATTTTTTTTCCTCAGCGCGTTTTTTCAGATTTTCAAAAGAGTCTTCCGGATAAGTGACTTCATCATTGGCGCAAATCGCGACCACGGGAACATTCATCTTTTGCAAATCGTGACCTAACTGAATCAGGCGGTCTTCAACCGCTTTCACGTAAGGACAGTGATTGCAGATAAACATCACAACCAAAGGCGATCCTTTGGGGAAATTCTTAAGACCATACGACTTTCCGTCGACACCCAGCAGGTTGAAATCGGGGCAGTCATTACCGATGTCTGGAAAAGGAGTGAATGTCGTTGCCATAGAACCTCCTTACAAATCCATCCAGCTGATTTTTTTATCGCCAATATGCAGGCTGCCATCGGCTTCCAATCCTGTGTACTTTTCTTTCAACAGGGGATGAAAGTTGAGCGCCATCAAAAGAGAAAGCTGGTCCGTAGGGCTGAGTTGTTCCTCGCAATGAGAAACGGCATCTGTCAATTCAAACAGAAAACGATCCAAGAAAGCGAGATAGTCCTGACCTAAAAGCGGAACACCTGTCGGCAAAGACTCAATCAAGCTGGTCGCTGTTTCAAGTTCCGGCGACGCCGTGACGTTAAAGCCGAAGCCCACGATCAAGCGCACGTCATCACCTTGCACCAAGGTCTCAAGCAAAATGCCGGCGACTTTTTTATCACCAATGTAAATATCATTCGGAGCTTTAAGATTCCAGGGCAGGAACGGCCACGTTGCCGTGCAAGCTCTATAGACCGCCAAGCCTACCAGGCATGCCGTCGTTGGCTGCGGTTTTACACTTAACAAGAAAGACCAGGAAGAAAGAAGTGAGCTGCCTGGTTGCGCATCCAACCATGTGTTTTTTCCGCGCCCACGGCCCGCTGTTTGATGATCGGTCAGATACAGACATAAAGACTCTTGCAAAAGATTTTCTTCAAACGCTTCGCTTTTCGCCAAAGCATTGGTGCTGTCTTGTTGCGATTTATAAGAAACAAAAAGATGGTTGTTCTCCGCCCATTGCGAAGTGATTTGCCCGATGCGAATATCCGCCAAAGGAGTGTCTGTCATTAGTCCTCCCACTGAAATACAAGGCTGACGTCCGCGCAGGGAGCCGAGTGAGTCAAAGCGCCGACAGAAATATAATTCACGCCGATCTCTGCGACAGAGCGAACTCTTTGTAGGTTCATATTGCCGCTGGCTTCGGTTTCGATTTCCGCCGGGATCATCGCCAAGGCTTTCTTAAGTGTCTCATTATCCATATTGTCGAGAAGAAGACGTTGCGCCTTCATTTCAACGGCCTCTTTGACTTCTTCTAAAGTGCGAGCTTCAACTTCAATAGGCAATTGGCTGTGCTCACGAACGCGCGTGATAGCTTGTTTGATGCCGCCCATAACGGAAATGTGATTGTCTTTAATCAAGATAGCATCACTGAGATTCATGCGGTGATTGACGCCGCCACCGTGAACGACGGCTTTCTTTTCCAGTTCACGAAAGGCTGGAGTCGTCTTGCGCGTATCGAGAATTTTTGTTTTTGTTCCCGCGATCTCTTTCACGAAGCGACGCGTGTGTGTCGCAATCCCGGACAAGTGACCCAAGAAATTCAGAGCGACACGCTCGGCTTTCAGGATTTGTACAAGGTCGCCTTCAATCGTGCAGATGATTTGATTTTTTAGAACTTCGTCGCCTTCTTCGAAATGCCACTTCACGCGGGCGCTTGGCTCTAAGGCTTGCATGGATTGTTCAAAAGCCATCGCGCCAGATAAAACGATGTCTTCCTTGGCTTTCAAGCGGGCGCGACCGGGACGAGGTTTAAGAGCTAAAGATTCTGTCGTAACATCGCCGTGAGGCATGTCTTCTTTGATGGCAGCGCGAATGAGTTCAAGCAACGTCATTTCTGTAGACCTCTTTCACAAGCACGTTCGCGCTTGTGAGGCCCGGCGTGCTAGATGGACTTTTCTGTTTCGCGGAGGATTTTATTGATTTCTTCGCGGATCACACGTTCCGCGATCTCGGGAAGGACTTTCCAGCAAATGGATTCAATCACTTCGCGAGCTTCCTCACGAACAATCTTTTCCATCATATTTGCGTTCAAGTCCACCTTGGATTGTGTATTGGGCTGAGCATTAGAGGCCGCTGTTTTGGCAGTTCCTTTTTGCAGCGTCTCCATCATTTGCTCTTTCACGGATTTTTCTACTTTGGAAACAAAAGAATCTGCAGGAATTTTCGTTTTTGTTCCCGCAGAAGGCTCGGGCTTGGCAAAGCTGATTTCTTCAAAATCGCCGTCCATTTCGATATGCGCTTGTGAAAGTTCATCATCTTGCGGAATCACAAACTTTGACGCGAAATCGTTGGATTCCGTCTCTGGCAAATTGATTTTGAATTTCGTGAGATCTTGGTGCGCCCATCCGCCTTCATCGTGTTCGTCTTCCGCTTTCGGCGTTGTCAAAGGAACCGCTGAAAACTCTTCGCCGGAAACCTCTAAAGGATGGGCTTCCGCGCTTTCGATTTCAGGAAGAGCCGCAAAGCCTTCTTCTTTAGCTTCAGGGATTGCGTAAATATCTTCGCTCTGCTCTGTCGGTGTTTCTTCAAACTCCGGCATTTCAGGGAAGCTTAAAAAATTAGAGATAGGATTCGATTTTGTTTTTTGGACAAGATCTGTCACAATGGAGCGCAAGTGATCGGCATCAAAAGGCTTTTCAAGACGACGGTCCGCGCGGCATTCTGTGGCTTTGGCTTCATCGATTTCCATGAAACCACTCCACATTAAAACAACAGGAATGTGAGCTGTTTCAGGATCGTTTTTGATATCCGCGCAAACTTCGTAACCTGAGCGTTTTGTCAAAAGAACATCGGCGAAGATGATCTCAGGTTTGAAGGATTTGGTGACAGATAAGACATCGAGGCCTACGGGAACTGCCTTGACCTCGACACCGAAGTCAGACAATGCCAGTTGCATTACTTTTTTGATTGTGGAACTCTCATCTGCAAGTAAGACGCGTAAAGCCATAATGAAAGTAAAATAGGAATTTGCGAACTAGTCAAGGAAACTTAAAGCGTGAACAGAATCGATCGATATACATCATGGTTATTTTGGGGTTATTTCATCGGCGGGCTTTTGGTCTTTTTGACGATCTTTACCGCTGTGGATGCCATGTCCACGATGGTGAACTATAAGGGCGTTACGACGACAGCTCTCCTAAACTACTATCTGTATTCTTTTCCAGAGATTATTCAGAAACTTCTTCCGGTCGCCTGTTTAATGGGCACGATTCTGACCCTTTCTAGCTTGAACAAAGCTAATGAACTCGTTGCGTTATTTGCCAGCGGGATGAGCCTCCTGCGCATTTCTTTGCCGGTTTTATCGTGGGTCGTAATGGTTTCGGCGGTGGGGTATTGGGCGACCGACCGGGTGCTGCCGAAAACAATGAAAGAAAAGAATTATATTTTCTATTACGACATCAAAAAAGAGCCGCATCGTTTTTCCACGATCAAGACGGACAAGATTTGGTATCGCTCGAAAAATTCTATTTTTAATATTCAGACGTTGAATGCCAAAGGAGATCGTGCTCAGGGACTGACGATGTATTTCTTTAATGAAGCCTGGGATCTCGTGCAAATGATCACCGCGCGTGATGTGGAGATCAAAGGGGCGCAATGGCTTCTGGAGCATGGGGCCGTGACGGTCTTTTCGAAGGACTCAAGCTTTCCTTTAACAAGTCAATTTAAGAAAAAGAATATCGTGATGGCCGAGGACTCCAAAGACCTGCAAAGCGCAGGGCAGACGGCCGATATGATGTCACAAAAAGAACTCAAGCACTTTATCGAAAAGAACAAAAATGCCGGCTTGGATACGGTGGCTTACGAGGTCGACTATCACGCTAAAATCAGCTTTGCTTTTGCCGGGTTGGTGATGTGTCTTTTAGGCATCCCTTTTAGTGTCGGCAGGGCCCGTTCCGGCGGAACGATGCTGAATATCGGGATCTGTCTGGGCTTGGTCTTTGCCTATTATGTATTTTATTCCTCGGGAATCACTTTAGGGCAGCATGGAACCGTTCCGCCATATATCGCAGCATGGGCCCCCAATATTGTGATGTCGATCTTGGCCTTGGTCCTTCTCAAAAGGCTGAAACGTTGATATAATGGAGGCCTCCCGGAGGTTCCTATGATCATGAAAATCCTCACATTCCCTGACCCGAAGTTGCGCGAAGTTTCGCAACCGGTAGAAACCTTTGGTCCCGAGCTGAAGAAGCTCGCCGATGACATGATCGAGACAATGTATGACGCGAATGGCATCGGCTTGGCAGCTCCGCAAGTAGGTGAGTTAAAACGCATGGTCGTGATCGACACGCGTCCTAAAGACGACAAAGGTCGACGCTACAAGTACGAAGAAATGACGGAACTAGAAAAAGCAGTTCCGCAACCTCTGGTTCTGATCAATCCACAAATCGTTAAAGGCGAAGGCAAAACAACTTTTGATGAAGGTTGCTTGTCGATCCCTGGCTATTACGAAACTGTCGAGCGCTATAACTATATCGAAATGAAAGCCTACGATGTGAACGGCAAAGAGTTTATCGTGAAGACCGACGGTCTTCTTGCGATTTGCATGCAGCACGAATTGGATCATCTCGAAGGCACATTGTTCATCGATCACTTGAGTTTCGTTAAAGGCAACAAAATCAAAAATCAGATCAAAAAGTACGGCTACCCTGTGAAAGAAAAGGCGGAGGAAGCTGGAGACTCATCAGATAGAGAAAAGTTGGAAGTGTGAGCAAGGTCCGCGTCTGTTTTCTAGGTACTCCTGAATTTGCCGTGACCTCTTTGAAAGCTCTTCTTGAAGACGAGCACTTTGAGGTTGTCGGAGTTGTGACTCAACCTGATCGTCCCGCGGGGCGCAAGCTGCAATTGACTCCAAGTCCTGTGAAAACTCTTGCGCAGGCGCATGGACTGAAAGTTCTCGCTCCGGAGTCTTTAAAAGCCAATCAGCTTATTCTTGATGAAATTGCGAGCTGGGGTGCTGAAGTCGGCGTGGTCGTTGCCTTTGGACAGATCCTTACGCAAAGCTTTTTGGATTCGTTTCGTTTCGGCTGCGTGAATGTGCACGGCTCGATTCTGCCGCGTTGGCGGGGGGCGGCTCCCATTCAGCGCGCGATTGAAGCAGGAGATGTTGAATCCGGTGTGACTTTGCAGAAGATGGTGAAGAAGCTGGATGCTGGTGACATCATCGGTATTCGCCGTGTGAAGATCACTCC
This region of Bdellovibrio sp. 22V genomic DNA includes:
- the fmt gene encoding methionyl-tRNA formyltransferase: MSKVRVCFLGTPEFAVTSLKALLEDEHFEVVGVVTQPDRPAGRKLQLTPSPVKTLAQAHGLKVLAPESLKANQLILDEIASWGAEVGVVVAFGQILTQSFLDSFRFGCVNVHGSILPRWRGAAPIQRAIEAGDVESGVTLQKMVKKLDAGDIIGIRRVKITPEMNALELHDQLALLGADLLRVELMDYVRGNLAPVPQNEAEVTIAKKIEKMESLIDWSASAKSIDGKIRGFVYGPGTYTLLQGKKLKLHKGTPVAGIVTAEPGTITSVHDDSFSVATGEGILRIYEVQPESRNRMKVEDFLKGHPLKVGDKIGV
- the def gene encoding peptide deformylase, translated to MIMKILTFPDPKLREVSQPVETFGPELKKLADDMIETMYDANGIGLAAPQVGELKRMVVIDTRPKDDKGRRYKYEEMTELEKAVPQPLVLINPQIVKGEGKTTFDEGCLSIPGYYETVERYNYIEMKAYDVNGKEFIVKTDGLLAICMQHELDHLEGTLFIDHLSFVKGNKIKNQIKKYGYPVKEKAEEAGDSSDREKLEV
- the lptG gene encoding LPS export ABC transporter permease LptG, translated to MNRIDRYTSWLFWGYFIGGLLVFLTIFTAVDAMSTMVNYKGVTTTALLNYYLYSFPEIIQKLLPVACLMGTILTLSSLNKANELVALFASGMSLLRISLPVLSWVVMVSAVGYWATDRVLPKTMKEKNYIFYYDIKKEPHRFSTIKTDKIWYRSKNSIFNIQTLNAKGDRAQGLTMYFFNEAWDLVQMITARDVEIKGAQWLLEHGAVTVFSKDSSFPLTSQFKKKNIVMAEDSKDLQSAGQTADMMSQKELKHFIEKNKNAGLDTVAYEVDYHAKISFAFAGLVMCLLGIPFSVGRARSGGTMLNIGICLGLVFAYYVFYSSGITLGQHGTVPPYIAAWAPNIVMSILALVLLKRLKR
- a CDS encoding biotin synthetase yields the protein MTDTPLADIRIGQITSQWAENNHLFVSYKSQQDSTNALAKSEAFEENLLQESLCLYLTDHQTAGRGRGKNTWLDAQPGSSLLSSWSFLLSVKPQPTTACLVGLAVYRACTATWPFLPWNLKAPNDIYIGDKKVAGILLETLVQGDDVRLIVGFGFNVTASPELETATSLIESLPTGVPLLGQDYLAFLDRFLFELTDAVSHCEEQLSPTDQLSLLMALNFHPLLKEKYTGLEADGSLHIGDKKISWMDL
- a CDS encoding GyrI-like domain-containing protein codes for the protein MKYVLLFIGVMLISFGVFLATYLGAFKGVDISESSQGPFKTVFIEHVGPYHKVNKVIEQVEKYMQSQGAPCGRTFGEYLDDPQTVEEARLRSKVGCIVETVPANLPENLHAGEIPAKKYVVAVFTGSPGIGPLKVYPRVNDYMLERNLKQEGAVIEIYEIHSITEKSAMTTTYLFPVQ
- a CDS encoding SIMPL domain-containing protein (The SIMPL domain is named for its presence in mouse protein SIMPL (signalling molecule that associates with mouse pelle-like kinase). Bacterial member BP26, from Brucella, was shown to assemble into a channel-like structure, while YggE from E. coli has been associated with resistance to oxidative stress.), with amino-acid sequence MKRILGSVLVAISLLASGAHAEDKLIVVNGVAEKSLDPNMVHLNVEVWSKAATAKQAQQLAANQFKAVKKSFDDFKIKKEDIQTENYALNPEYEYEQKTGRNKMIGFRVSQSLVVTLRKVEDAGAFLDSLVTEKKAMDSGVNVNNLTWDSDKRNQVETAALGDAVRAAKMKAEEIAKAAGVKVKGVSRISHMTSNNNPPSPVFRNFGMKSAVMEAASTDVAPGQIKVRVEVTAEYDIN
- a CDS encoding OmpA family protein, whose protein sequence is MKKLILIGTAAAILSAGCASTKENPNTAKGAGIGAAIGGLAGAVIGHQTGKRNEGALIGAAIGAGLGGAVGHRMDQQAKELAKIAETKRTEQGLITKLKSDILFDTGKSDLKPAAATNINELAAIMKKYPENVLTIKGYTDDTGAAVVNNPLSQHRADAVRRQLVAAGIPAGTVTAIGMGSMNPVDPAKTKEARAKNRRVEIEITVDESKVPKKS
- a CDS encoding cell wall hydrolase; the protein is MKKFVGSLLGFVVISFSAQANDASCLPCSTSNEGLSKMAMNTILQSPTCLKRAGDESNEAIVEKNKLTDFELLARLTFAEGISTNMEKCAKYGASVYESIAWGVHSRVELAAKNPRYAQSFGKGYRGVIFKKAQFNPAVSKKSSYSKLFLCPTEHPKWKTYWQHATSAANKILVEGKKSPFTKAPTHFYYPQSSQATQPPVAWADLTKRKAQKAYLKGVKIDGNAFSNECVQFFAY
- a CDS encoding thioredoxin family protein, producing the protein MATTFTPFPDIGNDCPDFNLLGVDGKSYGLKNFPKGSPLVVMFICNHCPYVKAVEDRLIQLGHDLQKMNVPVVAICANDEVTYPEDSFENLKKRAEEKKYPFIYLQDKTQDVAKAFGAVCTPDFFVYDKDHKLSYRGRLDDSWKDENKVTKRELFEAVKKLNNGEKLSEDQTPSMGCSIKWI
- a CDS encoding response regulator; this encodes MALRVLLADESSTIKKVMQLALSDFGVEVKAVPVGLDVLSVTKSFKPEIIFADVLLTKRSGYEVCADIKNDPETAHIPVVLMWSGFMEIDEAKATECRADRRLEKPFDADHLRSIVTDLVQKTKSNPISNFLSFPEMPEFEETPTEQSEDIYAIPEAKEEGFAALPEIESAEAHPLEVSGEEFSAVPLTTPKAEDEHDEGGWAHQDLTKFKINLPETESNDFASKFVIPQDDELSQAHIEMDGDFEEISFAKPEPSAGTKTKIPADSFVSKVEKSVKEQMMETLQKGTAKTAASNAQPNTQSKVDLNANMMEKIVREEAREVIESICWKVLPEIAERVIREEINKILRETEKSI
- the nadC gene encoding carboxylating nicotinate-nucleotide diphosphorylase, encoding MTLLELIRAAIKEDMPHGDVTTESLALKPRPGRARLKAKEDIVLSGAMAFEQSMQALEPSARVKWHFEEGDEVLKNQIICTIEGDLVQILKAERVALNFLGHLSGIATHTRRFVKEIAGTKTKILDTRKTTPAFRELEKKAVVHGGGVNHRMNLSDAILIKDNHISVMGGIKQAITRVREHSQLPIEVEARTLEEVKEAVEMKAQRLLLDNMDNETLKKALAMIPAEIETEASGNMNLQRVRSVAEIGVNYISVGALTHSAPCADVSLVFQWED
- a CDS encoding response regulator, with product MKNRVLIVEDDLALRPLWEFVLLKQFTEYHLDWAMSAEEAKQMLSASIKFDAPYALIVTDFFLMGVETGLDVLRHAARGFHHCPIILVSQVDEDILRRVYGEALEDMLVLTKPVSASQCGGALDKFFSVDK